The Halovivax ruber XH-70 genome includes the window CGGCGAGCAGACGCTCGCGGTCGTCGAGACGCCGCCGTCCGAGAAACTCGGCGGCAGTCACTCGACGCTCATCGGTGGACGAACGGGACGGGCGGTGATCCAGACCGTCGCCCGCCATCCACACGTCAAGAAACTCATTCCGGGACCGATCGACGCCGGCGGGACAGGGTCCCGATCGGGACTCCGAGCGAAGGTCACCCGCGCCGGCGACGACGGCAACGTCCGCCTGCTCCTGCGCGATGGATCGAGCGTCCAGGAAAACCGGGTGGTGACGACCGCCTGGAATCGCGAGACGGGCGAACGCGTCCGTGACGATCTGAACGACGTGCTGGTCGAAGAGGGATACGACGACGGCTGAGGTCGTCTTTCGTCGGTGTGTGTGTGTGTGTGTGTGTGTGTGTGTGTTGCTACCGGCTCCGTTTGGTGGGTGGGTGCACCGATACGGTGCTAACCGAGTGGACGACTGTGAGGCGGAGCGGGGGACGGGTCGGACTCAACAGGTTTATTGCTGGGCTAGGGCTAGAGTCGGGCACTATGGCCGAGAACACCAAAGGGACTGTCGGCAGTGCTGGCCGCTTCGGCGCTCGATACGGCCGCGTCGCCCGCCGACGCATCGCAGACATCGAGTCGGACATGGAGCACGCGACGGTCGACGGCGACGACGTCAAGCGCGTCGGGACCGGCATCTGGAAGAACGAAGAGACCGGCGAGACGTTCACCGGCGGTGCCTACCGCCCGGAGACGCCGGCCGGCAAGACCGTCACCCGATCGATCCGCGCGGCACTCGCAACCGACGGCGACGACGAGGAGTAACACGATGGCGTACAAGTGCTCTCGTTGCAAGCGCGACGTCACGCTCGACGAGTACGGCGGCGTCCGCTGTCCGTACTGCGGCCACCGCGTGCTGCTGAAAGAGCGCAGCCGCGACGTCAAAGAAGTCTCCGTCGAGTGACCGAGCGCGTTCACGAGACGACGCTCTCGTTTTCCTATTCGTCGGCGAGTCGCGCTCGACTCGTCGCCCGGAGTGTCGAGCAGGAAGTCGGTGCAATCGACGACGAGCGTTCAGCAACGCGGCTCACCAGGGACGGACCTACGGTCGAACTCACGATCGATGCCGCGGATCTCACGGCCCTGCGTGCGGCCGCGAACACCTGGCTCACGCTCGTCGACGTCGCCGAACAGACCCAGTCGATCGCAGCGGCCGACTGATGGGCCGCTCAGCGTTTTGCTTTCGTATTGCTCGCCGCTCCACTCGCCAGTTCTGATCGGCGGCAAAGCTTGGGTTTATCAGTCCGGGTGGCGTCACGGCGAGTATGCAGGGTAACTTGCCGCCGGAAGCACAGGAGAAAATCGAAGAGCTGCAGGGCCTGCAGGAGACGGCCCAGACCGTCGCCGTCCAGAAGCAGGAAGCCGAGTCGGGTCTGCAGGAGGCCGAGACTGCCCTCGACGAACTCGACGAGATCGACGAGGACACGACGATGTACCGCCAGATCGGTGACCTCTTCGTCGAGACCGAGTTCGACGAGGCCGAATCCGAGCTCGAAGAGAAGGTTTCCAACCTCGAGATTCGACTGGAGACACTCGAGAAACAGGAAGACCGCGTCCAGCAGCAGTTCGAGAGCCTGCAGGAGGAACTCGAAGGACTGCTCGGCGGCGGCATGGGCGGCCCGGCCGGTCCGGGCGGCCCGGGCGCTGGCGGCGCGTAAATGCCCACCGCAGATCCGGACGCGGCCGGCGAACCGACCGACGAAACCGTCGTCGAGACAGCAGCCGACGCCGCAGAGGGGATCATCTTCGACCGGTACAAGCAGTCTTCGGTCAGTGATATGGACGTGACGGTCACCTTCGAGGAGGGCGTCCTCGAGGTTGACGTCTATCTGAATGCACCCGACGACGAAGCCGATCCGGACGTCGTCGCCGACGAGGCGGCGCGCACGGCGCAGTCGGCCGTCGACGATCTGTTCGCGGACGCGTCGTAGGCAGTCCGACTGCCCTCCGGTACGTTTATCTGGCAGTCGACGAACGCACAGGTATGACCGACGCGCTTCAGCAGTTCGACCATCCTGCCTGGCTGACCGGCCTCGGAACCGTCGTCGGCTATGGCATCATCCTCGCGCTCATGACCATCGTCATGTTCGGCCTGCCGTACCTCGTCTTTCTGGCAGTGTGATCGATCGGACAGTGACGGTCGGTCCTCTGGATTCGCTACCGATCCGACGACTGGCCACCTCGAATCGCGCCTTCTACCGACCTCCTGTCGAACCGAGTACTCCCGTTAGAACTGTGTTTGTACTGTCTCGAAGCGAGTCCCGTTACTGCGATTCGCAGACGTCGACGAAGTTCTCGAAGACGACGTCTCCCGCTTCGGTGTGAGCGACTTCGGGGTGCCACTGGACGCCGAAGAGTTCTCGATCGGGATCGCTCATCGCCTCGATGGCGCATACGTCGCTGGTCGCCGTTCGGACGAAGCCGTCCGGGAGGCCCGTCACCTCGTCGGCGTGGCTCGCCCAGACGCGGGTTTCCGGGGCGAGCGAGCCGACGAGCGGATCCTCGTCGTCGACGATGTCGACCGTGACGTCGGCGTAGCCGCCGTACTCGCCGCTGCCGACGGTACCGCCGAGCTCGGTGGCCATGAGCTGCATGCCGAGGCAGATACCGAGGACCGGAACGTCGCCGTCGAGATAGGCCGGACTCTGTCCGATGCGGTCCATGTCGGGGCCGCCGGAGAGGACGACGCCGTCGGCGTCGATCTCGCCCGGTGGGGTGTCGTTGTCGATCAACTCGGATTCGACGCCGAGATCTCGTAGTGCGCGTTGCTCGAGATGTGTGAACTGGCCGTGGTTGTCGACGACCACGATCTTCGTCATTGGAGTCCGGTAGCGACGCAGGAGGTAAAAACGGTCCGAAACGGCGGTCGAATAGGAAATGACGTCGGTGGACGGGCCCCCAGGTGCGTTGACCCGATTCCTCAGGCGAAGGTCTTCGAGACGTCGGCCACGCCGTCGGATTCTGCGTTGACCTTCTCCCAGGCGCTGCGGAAGTCTTCCATCCGAATCTCGGTGCGGTCGTCCCGGATGGCGAACATCCCGGCCTCGGTACAGATGGCCTTGACGTCGGCCCCGGAGGCTTCCTCGGCGAGTGTGGCCAGCTCCGCGAAGTCGACGTCGTCGGCGACGTTCATGTCGCGCGTGTGGATCTCGAAGATCAGTTCGCGTCCCTCGGCGTCGGGCTTTGGCACCTCGATGAGACGATCGAAGCGCCCGGGGCGCAGGATCGCGCGATCGAGCATGTCGAAGCGATTCGTCGCGGCGATGATGCGGATGTCGCCACGATCTTCGAAGCCGTCCATCTCCGAGAGCAGTTGCATCATCGTCCGCTGGACCTCGGCGTCGCCCGAGGTCTTCGACTCCGTTCGTTTGGCGGCGATGGCGTCGATCTCGTCGATGAAGAGGACGGCGGGTTCGTGTTCGCGGGCCACTTCGAAGAGGTCGCGGACGAGTTTGGCTCCTTCGCCGATGAACTTGTGGACGAGTTCGGAGCCGGCCATCTTGATGAACGTCGCGTCGGTCTTGTTCGCGACGGCTTTGGCGAGCATCGTCTTGCCGGTACCCGGCGGGCCGTACAGCAGTACGCCTGACGGTGGCTGGATGCCGACGTCGTCGAACATCTCTGGTCGGTCGAGGGGCATCTCGACCGTCTCGCGGACCTCCTGGAGCTGGTCTTCGAGGCCGCCGATATCCTCGTAGCCGACCTCCGGACTCTCGGTCACTTCCATCACGCGGGCGCGGACGTCGGTCTCGCTCGAGAGCGATTTGACGATCGAGAGCGAGTTGTTGACCGCGACCCGGTCGTCCGGCGTGAGTTCCTCACGCATCTCTTCCGTGACTTCTGTGAGCGCCTCTTGATTGTTGCCGTGCTGTTTGATGACGACGCCTTCGTCGGTGATCTCCTGGACGGTCGCGACGAACAGCGGCGACTGTTTGAGCTTCTTGTTCTCGTGGCTGAGTCGCTCCAGTTTCTGCTGGTACTTGTTGTTCTCTGCGTTCGCGTCGAGGAGTTTGTCCCGCATCTCCTCGTTCTGGGATTCGAGAATCTCCAGGCGTTCCTCGAGTGTTTGTATCTTCTCTTGTTTGGACGTCTCGTCTTCGTATGGAAGATCGACGTCGTCCACCGTGTCGGTCATCACACCTGCGTAGGGTATTCCTTCTTAAGAGGTTTCGGGTGGGTGCTACCGAAGTCGTGATCTCTCTCAGTTCCTCTCTCCTGCGGAATCGGTGGTCCGCTCTCGTGTTCTTCGTTGTCTGTCTCGACGCGCTCAGCACCGATGCGAACCGGTATGCATTCCTCAATTCACTCTCAATTGGATTACTATGGTGCATATATTGAAACAGGAAATATTATTACGCAGAATCCCCAAGCGGTAGCTGATGAGTGCATCAGAGGCTGTCCAGGCCGACACTGACCCGCATGGAAGCTGGGACGACGTCCGAGAGTTACCACCGAGCGCGAAGCTCGTCGCGAAGGTGCTCGAGTACAACGACACGATGTCCCAGCAGCAACTCGCTGAGGAAACCCTCCTGCCCGCACGGACCGTTCGATACGCGATCAGCCGACTCGAAGAGGCGAACGTGGTCGACTCGCGGTTCTCGTTCACTGACGCCCGAAAACGTCTCTACACGCTGGCTATCGACGCCTGAGTGCGGACTGTTCGCAGTTCGACGCCACGGCGAGTCACTTTCACCCCGGTCGCGCAACGTCTTTAGGGCCACTTCCCGAAGCCCCGGCAATGACACGGGTGATTCACACGGGCGACACCCACATCGGGTATCAACAGTACAATTCGCCCGAGCGCCGGACGGACTTTCTCTCCGCGTTCAGGGCCGTCACCGAGGATGCGAGCGACGACGATGTCGACGCCGTGATTCACGCCGGGGACCTCTTTCACGACCGCCGTCCCGGCCTCGTCGATCTGCAGGGAACCATCGATGTGCTCAGGTCACTCGACCAGTCGGGGATTCCATTTCTCGCTATCGTCGGCAACCACGAGACCAAGCGTGACGCCCAGTGGCTCGACCTCTTCGCCGATCTCGGCCTGGCGACGCGCCTCGGACGGGACCCGGTCGTCGTCGACGACGTCGCGTTCTACGGACTCGATTACGTCCCGGAATCCCGCCGAGACGCCCTCACGTACGATTTTGCTCCCGTTCCGGACGAGGCGTCTTCGACCGCCCTCGTCGCACACGGCCTCTTCGAACCGTTCGCGCACGCGACGTGGGACACCGAAGCCGTCCTCGACGAATCGTCCGTCGACTTCGATGCGGTTTTGCTCGGCGACAATCACGCCCCCGGAACCGAGACGGTCACGGACACCTGGGTGACCTACTGTGGCTCGACCGAACGGGCGAGCGCCGCCGAGCGAGACGCCCGTGGCTACAACCTCGTCTCGTTCGAGGACGACGTCTCAATCCGTCGACGAGCGATCTCCGGCACCCGTGAGTTCGTCTTCGTCGACGTCGAACTGGCCGCCGACGAGGGGGCCGACCGCGTCCGCGAACGCCTCTCCCAGCACGACGTCGACGGCGCCGTCGTCATCGTGACGATCGAGGGCGACGGCGAACCGATCTCGCCGGCACCGATCGAGGAGTACGCCCTGGACCGGGGCGCGCTCGTGGCCAGGGCGAACGATCGTCGTGATTTGCCGGACGAGGCGGACGAACTCCAGGTGTCGTTCGCCGACCCGGACGCCGCCGTCACGGACCGCCTCCGCGACCTCGACCTCTCCCCGGGCGCACTCACGATCGATGCGACCGTCCGCGACGACACCGTCGCCGACTCCACCGTTCGGGAGACCGTCGAACGACGCGTTCGGGACGCCCTGCACGCAGATGGCCTCGACTTCACCGAGCACCCGTCGATCGGTGGCGCCGACGTCGAAGACAGTTCCTCCCCGACGGAGGGCGACGACACCGAAGGCGATTCACCGCAAGAACCGACGCCAGCTGCGACGTCTGAGCACGCTGACTCACCGAACGAGCGTGACCACGACGGAGATAACCCGTCGACGTCGGCCGAGACACCAGCGGCTGCCGAGAGCGATGATGGGGTGGAAACTGCAGATGATTCCGTTGATGGCGAGAGGGCTGACGAGACTGCTGTGAGCAGCGACATCGAACCTGCCGGTGGCATCTCCGAGGATCGTGACGCCGCTCCCGAGAGGGAGCCGGATAGCGACGTCGATACCGACGGGGAACCGGATCGCGTGGCCGCTGCCGAGGAAGAGGTGGATAGCGACGACGGTGGCTCCGGAGACGACAGCCAGGTCTCGATCGGTGATTTCGCATGAGGGTGACCGACGTTCGGCTCGAGAACTTCAAGTGTTACGAGGAGGCCGATCTGGACCTCTCGTCCGGCATCACCGTCGTCCACGGTGTCAACGGCAGCGGCAAGTCGACGTTGCTGGAGGCCATCTTCTTCGCCCTCTACGGGTCGAAGGCCCTCGACGACCGGACGCTGGACGACGTGGTGACGACCGGTGCCGAGACGACTGCGGTCGAACTCGGATTCACACACGAAGGGGAGGCGTATCGAATCGAACGCCGGCTCAAACGCCGGGACGAACGGACGAGCACCACGAAGTGTGTCCTCGACGGGCCCGACGGAACTGTCGACGGTGCTCGTGACGTTCGAGGTTACGTCACGTCGCTCCTCCGGATGGACGCGACGGCGTTCGTCAACTGCGCGTACGTCCGCCAGGGTGAGGTGAACAAGCTCATCCACGCGTCGCCGGCCGAGCGCCAGGACATGATCGACGACCTCCTCCAGCTCGGGGCGCTCGAAGCCTATCGCGAACGGGCGAACGAGGCTCGACTCGGTGTCTCGGACGTTCTGGACGAGGTCCGCGGCGAGGCGGCGACGCTCGACGAGCAGATCGAGGACAAGCGCGATGCGGACCTCCACGACCGCCTCAACGAACTCGAGACGAAGCGAGGCGACGTCGAGGAAGACATCGAGCACTTCGAGGCCCAGCGCGAGCGCGCCGTCGAGACCAGAGACGACGCACGCGAGGTCCTCGAAACGCACGAAGAACGCCGAGCGGAGATCGAGTCACTCGACGAGGAGATCGAATCGCTGCAGGCGAAGATCGAGGCGACCGAATCCGACCGGACGGACGCCTCGGAGCGAATCGCCGATCTCGACTCGACTCGATCGGACCTCGAAACGCGTCGCACATCGATCCTCTCCGACCTGTCGATCGAGGACGTGACGGCGATCGAGGACCGCCTGGACGAACTCGACGAACGGGACGATGACCTCGGCGACGAACTGGCGGACGTTCGCGTCTCCATCTCCGAGACGAGTGGCGCGGTCGACCAGCACGAGGAGAAAGCGGAGGCACTCGCGGACGACGCGACCGAGGCTCGCGAGCAGGCCGCTGAACTGGAGGCGGACATCGAGGCGGCACGGGAGACGATCGAGGAACGTGAGTCGGCACTTGCGGATCTGGACGACGAGATCGAGGACGAACGGGCCGCGTTCGAGGACGTCCCGATCGAGTTCGGCGACGCGGCGACGCACCGTGATGAGCTTCGAGAGTGTGCGGACGAACTCGCCGCGGAGATCGCGGACCTCGTCGCCGAGCGAACGGCTCTCGAAAGCGCAATCGAGGATGCCGAGGCGCTCCTCGAAGCGTGCAAGTGTCCCGAGTGTGGCCAGCCCGTGGAGGGCGCGCCACACGTCTCAGATCTCTCGGATCGACGGGCGAAATTGGAGTCACTGGAGTCGGAACTCGCCGAGTTGCGCGAGGAACAGTCCGATCTCGAGGAACGGATCGAGCGTGCGGAATCGTTACGCGAGTCGGAGCAGGCGGTCGAACGCCTTCGGGACAACCGCGAGACGACCGAACAGCTGCTGTCCGAGAAACGCGAGTCGGTCGCGGAGAAAGTTGATCAGTGTGAGCAACTTCGGGCGGACGCCGAGGAGGCCGAACGCGAGGCCGAACGCCATCGTGAGCAGGCGACCGAACGAGCGGCCGACGTCGAGGAACACCGGAGTCGACTCGGCGAGATCAATGCGAAGCGAGCCGACCTCCGCTCCGAGCGCGAGTCGCTCGAGACGGCACAGGAACTATCGGCGCAGATCGAGGACTGCGAGGAGACGATCGAGCGACTTCGGGAACGGCGCGCCGACTGGGAGACGATGAACGACGAGCGTCGCGAGCAGCTGTCGACCGCACGCGATCGTCGCGCGGAACTCGAGGCCGCCCTCGACGAGGAGCGACTGGAGACGGCGACCGAGGACCTAGAACGGGCCGAGGAGTACATCGAGCAGGTCGACGAGAAACTCGAGACGCTACGCGAGCGCCGCTCCGAGCTGCAGAGTGCGATCGGGGCGGTCGAGAACGAACTCGAGGAACTCGAATCACTCGTCGATCGCCGGGAAGCGGTCGAGCAGCGGCTCGAATCGCTGGCGGAAGTGTACGACGAGGCCGAAACCCTCCAGGAGACCTACGCGACGCTGCGGAGCGAGCTGCGCCAGCGCAACGTCGAGACGCTCGACCGGCTCCTGAACGAGACGTTCGATCTCGTCTACCAGAACGATACGTACGCGGGAATCGATCTCGACGGCTCCTACCAGTTGACCGTCTACCAGAAAGACGGCGCTGCGCTCGATCCCGAGCAACTCTCCGGTGGCGAACGAGCCCTCTTCAACCTCAGTCTGCGATGTGCGATCTACCGGCTCCTCGCGGAAGGTGTCGAGGGAGCTGGCCCGTTGCCGCCACTCATCCTCGACGAACCGACCGTCTTCCTGGACGCCGGGCACGTCGGCCAACTCATCACGCTCGTCGAGACGATGCGCGATCTCGGTGTCGAACAGATTCTCCTCGTCAGCCACGACGAAGAACTCGTCGGCGCGGCCGACGAACTCGTCCACGTGGAGACGGACCCGACGACGAACCGGTCGTCACTGTCGAAGCGCGCTCACCTCGATCAACTACCGATGGGCGCAGATTGACCCTCGACGGTGAGTGGGTCGCGATCGGCGAGGGCGAGCGTACTGTTAGGGTAATTTCGTTCAGGTCGTGGAGGAAGCCGTCTGGGACTCACTTCCCGACGGCCGTCAGTAATCGGTGTCTGGACTATCGACCCTCGCTCTTAGAGTATTGGCCGTCGGACCTGGACTATCGGCCGTCGGTATCGGGATCGACTGCCGTTCGAAGCGTCGAGAGGGCGTCCGCCGTTTCGGTTGGGACGTCGTAGGCAGGTTCGCCAGCGACGTCGGTGTCGGTGATGACGTCGGCTGCCGTGAGCGACGCCAGCACGCCGGCGAGGTCGCTCTCGCAGTACGTCGTCTCGTCGACGAGGGTCCGGACGGAGAGTGGGCCGCGATCGGCGAGGGTGACGACCAGTCCGAGGGACCGATCGTCGTGCACTGCCCGGACGAGTCGCCGGAGTGGCGCTGGAACTGCGCGGGCGGCCGTCTCGAGCGCACTCGTCTCGTCGGCTGCCTCCAGCCGATCGTTTCTGACGTAACACTCGTTGCCAGTGACGGGATCACGAACGAGACTCGCCTCGTCGGAGCGTTTTACGAGGAGATAGTGGGTGCCGTCGTCGGATCGAACGGGTTTCATGGTCGTTCTGTGTCCGTGGTCGTCGGTGTCTCGTCGTCTGCCCGTTCGTCGGCCGGTCCGTCACCGCTTGCCGATGTCCTGTCAGGGTCAACTGCTCCCGACTCGTCGCTTGCCCGTGTTTCGGACGAATGCTGTTTTACTGTATTGTCTCCGTCTGTGTCATCGTTCTGGTCCGGTGCGTTCGCCATGAACCGACGGTAGCGATAGTAGGCGAGTCCGAAGAGCGCTACCCCGCCGACGACGAGTGTGATACCCTCCTGTACCCAGCCCAGGAAGAACCACAGCATCGGGCCGAGCGAGACGAACAGGAGCGCGGCGTTGACGACGAGGACGATGGTCCAGAACGCCCGAGAGATTTCGGGATCGACTTCGGAGGGGTCGGTCGAAACCTGTGGGATGGTGATCCCGTCGGCGTCTGGGTCGTAGAGGTCCGCCTCCGGGTCCCACTCCTCGGGTTCGGCCGAACTCGGCTCGAAGTTGAAGTCGTCCAGACCCACGGGTGTTAGTCGACGCGACGCGCGAAAAAGGGTATCGGTGCGGTGCCCGACCCACCGCACAATCTGGTGGCCAAGTGACCGAAGACGGACGCAGGTTTTCCTAGACGAGCTCGTCGAGGTACAGTGTCCGGTCCGTCTCTACCCAGGCGAGAGGATTCTCCGCGTCGTAGAAGACGATCCCGTCTTCGGTCTCGTAGGACTCGATGCTGGGCGCGGTCGATCGCAGTTCGAGCGACGTCTCGTCGTCCGTCGTGTCGTCGTTCGCACGGGTGGACACAGTTGATTCCTCGTTCTATGCTATGTGTTATCACGTTAAAGCTCTTGTTGCCGGTCACTGTGCGTGTCGACGGGGCACGTTCTTCGAGTAACTGGGTTTATACCGCAGGCACGCAAAGCGCCGGCAATGAGTGACGAGGCCCAGCAGGTCCTCGGTGCGTTCTCCGAGACCGAGGAGACGCGGCCGGATGCGGAAGCAGCTCACGTCGCTGGCACGAGCGGATCGGGCGAGACGACGATCGTCGATCCCCGGCGGGAGACGCTTCCAGAACCGCAGGGCGAACTCGACATCGCCGTCATGCAGGTCGATTACACGATCGTCGGCGCCGGTGACGACGAACAGCCGATCGTTCACGTGTTCGGCCGGACCGCCGAATCGACGCTCGAACACGTTCAGATCGTCGGCTTCCGGCCGTACTTCTACGCACCGGTCGACAGCGTCGACGAGGAACGCCTCGCCAGCTACGGCCGTCTCACCGGCTGGGAAGAATTCGACGAGGACGGCGACCCTTACGAGAGTATCCGCGGCGAACGACTGGTGAAGATCTTCGGTCAGACGCCACGGGACGTCGGGCAGATTCGTGACGAGTTCGACCACTACGAGGCCGACATTCTCTTCCCGAATCGGTTCCTGATCGACAAGGACGTTCGCAGCGGCATTCGCGTCCCCGAACGGCGAACCGACGACGGGACCCTCGTCGTGCCCCACGACGAGGTCGAACCGGTCGACGCCGATGCGACCCCCCGCGTTCAGACGTTCGACATCGAGGTCGACGACAGGTCTGGCTTCCCGGAGGACGGCGAAGAGCCGATCATCTGTCTGGCGAGCCACGACTCCTACCGCGACGAGTACGTCCTCTGGATCTGGGAGGCCGACGAGGGCGATGGCACCCCGCCGTCGACCCTGGCGGAGTACGACCCCATCGAGGGTGAGATCGACCACGACGTCCGCTCGTTCGACTCCGAGGAGGCGATGCTCGAGGCGTTCCTCGCGTACATCGACGAGACCGACCCCGACGTCCTGACGGGCTGGAACTTCGACGACTTCGACGCACCGTACCTCCTGGATCGCCTCGAAGATCGAAACGGCCCACAGCACGACTTTGACCTCGATCCCGATCGGCTCTCCCGACTGGGTGAGGTCTGGCGGAGTAACTGGGGTGGTCCAGACGTCAAGGGCCGCGTCGTCTTCGACCTGCTCTATGGCTACCAGCGCCGCATCTTCACGGAACTCGACTCCTACCGACTGGACGCCGTCGGTGAGAGCGAACTCGGCGTCGGGAAGGAGCGATATCCGGGGAAGATCGGCGACCTCTGGGAGGACGATCCGACGCGGCTGCTCGAGTACAACCTCCGCGACGTGGAGATCTGTGTCGAACTGGATCGCCAGCAGGAACTCATCGCGTTCTGGCGCGAGATGGCCACGTTCGTCGGGTGTAAACTCGAAGACGCGCCGACGCCCGGCGACGCCGTCGACATGTACGTCCTGCACAAGGCCAACGACCGCTGGGCCCTGCCGTCGAAGGGCCAGCAGGAAGCGGGCGACGAGTACGAGGGTGGCGCCGTCTTCGACCCCATCACGGGCGTGCGCGAGAACGTGACGGTCCTCGACCTGAAGAGCCTGTACCCGATGTGCATGGTGACGATCAACGCCTCCCCCGAGACGCGGGTCGATCCCGACGAGTACGACGGGGACACGTACGTCGCCCCCTCGGGCACACACTTCAGAACCGAGCCGGACGGCGTCATGCGCGAGATGATCACCGAACTGCTCGCCGAGCGTGAGGAGAAGAAATCGCTGCGGAACGATCACGACCCCGGGACGCGGGCGTACGAACAGTACGACCGCCAACAGGGGGCGGTGAAGGTCATCATGAACTCGCTGTACGGCGTCTCCGGGTGGGAACAGTTCCGCCTCTACGACAAGGACGCCGCCTCGGCGATCACGGCGACCGGCCGGGAGGTCATCGAGTTCACCGAGACGGCCGCGA containing:
- a CDS encoding DNA-directed DNA polymerase translates to MSDEAQQVLGAFSETEETRPDAEAAHVAGTSGSGETTIVDPRRETLPEPQGELDIAVMQVDYTIVGAGDDEQPIVHVFGRTAESTLEHVQIVGFRPYFYAPVDSVDEERLASYGRLTGWEEFDEDGDPYESIRGERLVKIFGQTPRDVGQIRDEFDHYEADILFPNRFLIDKDVRSGIRVPERRTDDGTLVVPHDEVEPVDADATPRVQTFDIEVDDRSGFPEDGEEPIICLASHDSYRDEYVLWIWEADEGDGTPPSTLAEYDPIEGEIDHDVRSFDSEEAMLEAFLAYIDETDPDVLTGWNFDDFDAPYLLDRLEDRNGPQHDFDLDPDRLSRLGEVWRSNWGGPDVKGRVVFDLLYGYQRRIFTELDSYRLDAVGESELGVGKERYPGKIGDLWEDDPTRLLEYNLRDVEICVELDRQQELIAFWREMATFVGCKLEDAPTPGDAVDMYVLHKANDRWALPSKGQQEAGDEYEGGAVFDPITGVRENVTVLDLKSLYPMCMVTINASPETRVDPDEYDGDTYVAPSGTHFRTEPDGVMREMITELLAEREEKKSLRNDHDPGTRAYEQYDRQQGAVKVIMNSLYGVSGWEQFRLYDKDAASAITATGREVIEFTETAATELDYTVAYGDTDSVMLELGPDVGDEEALEQSFEIEEYINGRYDDFAAEELNADEHRFQIEFEKLYRRFFQAGKKKRYAGHIVWKEGKDVDNIDITGFEYQRSDIAPITKEVQHQVIEMIVRDGDVEAVKTYVNEIIENFLAGDVSLDDISIPGGIGKRLTEYETDTAHVRGAKYANLLLGTNFQRGSKPKRVYLDRVHDDFFQRIESENGLDPAEDAVYEEFKRNQDVICFEYDDQIPAEFEVDYEKMLDKTLKGPIERILEALDISWEEVKAGQEQTGLDSFV
- a CDS encoding DUF7331 family protein, which produces MSTRANDDTTDDETSLELRSTAPSIESYETEDGIVFYDAENPLAWVETDRTLYLDELV